The Sporosarcina ureae genome includes a region encoding these proteins:
- a CDS encoding IS110 family transposase: protein MNFTQNAKINQVTDQTLVIGMDIAKRTHYACMVDERGLILKKSFPVHQSSHGFEYFYECILNAKKQFGKSDVIIGIEPTGHYWLNLAYFLDDRGIPLVVCNPMHVKKSKELDDNLQTKNDAKDALVIARLVKDGRYSYPRILRETEAELRVGSTLKGNLTEELNAIKNKMIRWTDRYFPEFQGIFPAFGKMALAVLECTPFPSEIVNQEPSELLATYRTVEGMKSPQLPKTKKLIENARTSIGVTEGQQMARIEIATLVQRYRQLEKELASLQEQLTAFIQATVEYEYLQTVPGLGDATIIDLLSEIGSFSHYDHPRQLLKLAGLTLRENSSGQHKGQKRISKRGRSQLRALLFRVMMPMVRHNKAFKQLHEYYTTRQVNPLRKKQSIVVLCGKLLKVLHAICTKHIAFDAEQMMKDIPKLDRAA from the coding sequence ATGAATTTTACGCAAAATGCAAAGATTAATCAAGTCACGGATCAGACGCTAGTTATCGGAATGGATATCGCCAAGCGCACACATTACGCCTGCATGGTCGATGAACGTGGCCTGATTCTTAAGAAATCGTTCCCTGTTCATCAATCAAGCCATGGGTTCGAATACTTCTATGAGTGTATTCTAAACGCTAAGAAACAATTTGGTAAAAGTGATGTCATCATAGGTATTGAACCTACCGGCCACTATTGGCTCAACCTGGCTTACTTTCTCGATGATCGGGGCATCCCCCTCGTCGTATGCAACCCCATGCATGTAAAGAAGTCCAAGGAGCTGGACGACAATCTTCAAACAAAGAACGATGCAAAAGATGCCCTCGTCATCGCCCGTTTGGTGAAAGATGGACGTTACAGCTACCCTAGAATTTTAAGGGAGACAGAGGCAGAACTACGGGTTGGTTCGACTTTGAAAGGTAATCTTACTGAAGAATTGAACGCGATAAAAAACAAGATGATTCGCTGGACTGATCGGTACTTTCCCGAGTTCCAAGGAATATTTCCAGCGTTTGGTAAAATGGCGCTAGCCGTTTTGGAATGTACTCCATTCCCATCTGAGATAGTGAATCAGGAACCGTCAGAACTACTGGCAACCTACCGGACGGTAGAGGGGATGAAATCTCCCCAGTTGCCGAAGACAAAAAAGCTCATTGAAAATGCACGTACTTCTATAGGCGTAACAGAAGGACAACAGATGGCCCGTATTGAAATTGCCACACTTGTTCAACGTTATCGCCAACTTGAGAAGGAACTGGCATCGCTTCAAGAACAGCTGACAGCGTTTATTCAAGCTACAGTTGAGTACGAGTATCTCCAAACAGTCCCAGGACTTGGAGACGCAACCATCATTGATTTACTATCAGAAATCGGCAGTTTCTCCCATTACGATCATCCACGCCAATTATTGAAACTTGCGGGATTGACGTTGAGGGAGAATTCTTCCGGACAGCACAAGGGACAGAAACGAATTTCTAAAAGAGGAAGAAGCCAGCTGCGTGCACTGCTCTTCCGTGTCATGATGCCAATGGTGCGGCATAACAAGGCATTTAAACAACTGCACGAGTATTACACAACCAGACAAGTGAATCCATTACGCAAGAAACAGTCCATTGTGGTTCTCTGCGGAAAACTACTGAAGGTACTACACGCAATCTGTACGAAACACATAGCGTTTGACGCTGAGCAAATGATGAAGGACATTCCTAAGCTCGATAGAGCTGCCTAA
- the comGC gene encoding competence type IV pilus major pilin ComGC has translation MMIVLLIITVLILIAIPNVTKHSKSIDEKGCEAYVKMVEGQVQAYKMDKKTIPSITALTTDGYLPENPACPNGNTISIAGDGKVTASNGGG, from the coding sequence ATGATGATTGTGCTACTGATCATTACTGTGTTGATCTTGATCGCAATCCCGAACGTCACAAAGCATTCTAAATCGATAGATGAAAAGGGCTGTGAAGCGTATGTCAAAATGGTAGAAGGCCAAGTGCAAGCATATAAAATGGATAAAAAAACAATTCCGTCGATTACAGCGTTAACAACAGATGGGTATTTACCAGAAAATCCAGCATGCCCGAACGGTAACACGATTTCAATTGCAGGAGACGGTAAAGTGACGGCGTCAAATGGTGGTGGATAA
- a CDS encoding prepilin-type N-terminal cleavage/methylation domain-containing protein, with product MDKKTVKDQQGFTFLELLLVLSITMILTAVILPFSDKRLQRISEEDALKQFMTTVHETQLYAITNQQRVTLRFEEDGRIYKAILNDMFEVLHGEFPEGMRRTKQSTLQRLDFAETGYLTTTGKMFFSTQSKGIISISFQFERGRMIVNE from the coding sequence GTGGATAAGAAAACTGTCAAAGATCAGCAAGGGTTTACTTTCTTGGAACTTTTGCTTGTTCTGTCTATTACGATGATTTTAACAGCCGTTATTCTTCCATTTAGTGATAAACGCCTGCAAAGAATAAGTGAAGAAGATGCGTTGAAACAATTCATGACAACCGTTCATGAAACGCAATTATATGCGATCACAAATCAGCAAAGAGTCACTTTGAGATTTGAAGAAGATGGAAGAATTTACAAAGCGATTTTAAATGATATGTTTGAAGTATTGCACGGGGAATTTCCTGAAGGGATGCGCCGGACGAAACAATCTACACTTCAAAGATTAGATTTTGCTGAAACAGGTTATTTGACTACTACAGGCAAGATGTTTTTTTCTACACAAAGCAAAGGGATTATATCAATTTCATTCCAATTTGAAAGAGGAAGGATGATCGTCAATGAATGA
- the comGF gene encoding competence type IV pilus minor pilin ComGF — MKKTNEKGYSLVESIVHLLIFMMLIQFAILFFYWQAPTEKVYQGDLLGEWELFSLELQELLEEVSVVEEVKPTRITFHTERGIITIQQYNKMLRKVVDGTGHVPLLMNVKSSTFTVKDSELKLTVEMQDGMRKERTFAIGLYQE, encoded by the coding sequence ATGAAGAAAACGAATGAAAAAGGATATTCATTAGTGGAGAGTATTGTTCATTTACTTATATTCATGATGTTGATTCAATTTGCGATACTATTTTTTTACTGGCAAGCACCCACAGAAAAAGTCTATCAAGGGGACCTATTAGGTGAATGGGAGTTATTTTCTTTGGAATTACAAGAGTTATTAGAAGAAGTAAGTGTAGTGGAGGAAGTGAAACCTACGCGCATCACGTTTCATACTGAAAGAGGAATCATCACTATTCAGCAATACAATAAAATGCTTCGTAAAGTTGTCGATGGAACAGGTCATGTCCCTTTATTAATGAATGTGAAATCCAGTACGTTTACTGTGAAAGATAGCGAATTGAAGCTTACTGTCGAAATGCAGGATGGGATGCGAAAAGAAAGGACGTTTGCTATTGGTTTGTACCAAGAATGA
- a CDS encoding shikimate kinase — MKRIYLVGFMGCGKSAIGKRLHTLTGIPFFDMDHEISAQMQMTIPEIFDQYGELYFRQLETEFLEKFPEEYCIVATGGGVAVKEENIQLMRETGIVFFLNASFRDIWRRISTDINRPIVQQSSRQELEALYKKRKPKYLHSAHFTVETTGKSLTDIAEYIIFQIERYQ; from the coding sequence ATGAAAAGGATTTATTTAGTGGGATTTATGGGATGTGGAAAAAGCGCAATCGGTAAACGGCTGCATACGTTAACAGGTATTCCGTTCTTCGATATGGATCATGAAATTTCAGCACAAATGCAGATGACGATTCCTGAGATATTTGATCAGTACGGAGAATTATATTTCCGACAGTTAGAGACAGAATTCCTCGAAAAATTTCCTGAGGAATATTGTATTGTAGCGACTGGTGGAGGCGTTGCAGTAAAAGAAGAAAATATTCAACTGATGCGCGAAACTGGCATCGTATTTTTCCTCAATGCATCATTCCGCGATATTTGGCGAAGAATCTCGACTGATATCAATCGACCAATTGTACAGCAATCTTCACGGCAAGAATTAGAAGCTCTTTATAAAAAACGCAAGCCGAAGTATTTACACTCTGCCCATTTCACAGTGGAGACGACAGGTAAATCTTTAACGGATATTGCAGAGTATATTATCTTTCAAATCGAAAGATATCAATAA
- the gcvT gene encoding glycine cleavage system aminomethyltransferase GcvT — protein MTNQLLRTPLFESYKEYGGKTIDFGGWELPVQFSSIKAEHEAVRTKAGLFDVSHMGEVFVSGSGALDYLQKLVTNDVSKLKIGQAQYTVMCNEQGGTIDDFLIYKLEEERYLLVVNASNIDKDVAWMNEQKLDHVVIDNQSSNYALLALQGPVAESVLQKLTDEPLEEIKFFRFKEHVQVAGEDVLVSRTGYTGEDGFEIYGTPEAIQNLWAKILQEGKEEGVVPAGLGARDTLRFEAGLPLYGQELREDISPLEAGLGFVVKVNKGEDFIGKDILGKQKEQGVERKLVGLEMIDKGIPRTGYKVFNGDKEIGEVTTGTQSPTLKKNIGFALLSTEFTELGTEVEVEIRTKRLKAKVIATPFYKRS, from the coding sequence TTGACGAACCAATTATTACGTACACCGCTATTTGAAAGTTATAAAGAGTACGGGGGTAAGACGATCGACTTTGGCGGCTGGGAATTACCTGTGCAGTTCTCTAGTATTAAAGCAGAACACGAAGCCGTTCGTACAAAAGCTGGTTTGTTTGATGTCTCGCATATGGGAGAAGTGTTTGTTAGTGGTAGCGGGGCACTTGACTATTTGCAGAAGCTTGTGACGAATGATGTTTCCAAACTGAAGATCGGCCAAGCGCAGTATACAGTGATGTGTAACGAGCAAGGTGGAACAATCGATGACTTCTTAATTTATAAATTGGAAGAAGAGCGCTATTTATTAGTCGTCAATGCATCGAATATTGACAAAGATGTAGCTTGGATGAATGAGCAAAAACTCGACCATGTCGTCATCGATAACCAATCTTCCAACTACGCGTTACTTGCACTGCAAGGCCCGGTGGCGGAGTCGGTATTACAGAAACTGACCGATGAGCCACTCGAAGAGATCAAGTTTTTCCGTTTTAAAGAACATGTTCAAGTAGCCGGAGAAGATGTACTAGTTTCACGTACTGGTTATACAGGAGAAGATGGATTTGAAATCTACGGTACACCGGAAGCGATCCAGAACTTGTGGGCAAAGATTTTGCAAGAAGGTAAAGAAGAGGGCGTTGTACCTGCAGGACTGGGTGCGCGTGACACATTGCGCTTTGAAGCGGGGCTACCACTTTACGGTCAAGAACTGAGAGAGGACATTTCTCCATTAGAAGCAGGACTTGGATTCGTCGTAAAAGTGAATAAAGGAGAAGATTTCATTGGTAAAGATATTCTTGGGAAACAAAAGGAACAAGGTGTGGAACGTAAGCTTGTCGGACTTGAGATGATCGATAAAGGAATTCCACGTACTGGTTATAAAGTATTTAATGGTGATAAAGAGATCGGTGAAGTCACCACGGGTACACAGTCACCAACGTTAAAGAAGAATATTGGTTTTGCGCTTCTATCTACAGAGTTCACAGAGCTCGGCACAGAAGTTGAAGTGGAAATCCGTACGAAACGTCTTAAGGCAAAAGTCATTGCAACACCTTTCTATAAAAGATCATAA